In Streptococcus respiraculi, the genomic stretch GTGGCAGTGTGTCGAAAATAACCATAAAGGGAAATTGGAGGTATAGGGTTTGATTTATCTAAAAGAGGGGAATATCCCTTTGAATCTTGCTTGGGACGATGATATTGTCCAAGAAGCAAACAGCACCTACCAGCTTTCTTTTAAGTTTCCAGTGACGGATGAGAAGTGGTCTTTGTTAACAACAGAGACCTTTCTTTTGGCGGATGATTTGCATGGAGAGCAGGAGTTTTTTATCTTTGATGTGGTCAAAGAAAATGGCTATGTGCAGATTTATGCAAATCAAGTATTTACGCTATTAAATTATTACACTATGTCAAGCATAAACGTAGATAGAGTTGTAGGTCAGATGGTGATGAATGCTCTTGCTGGCTCTATCGTTCGTAGCCATCCGTTTTCATTTTCTTCTGACATTATGGGACGTCATACGCTGAATGTGGCTGATAAGTCTGTGATGGATGTACTCGCTAAAGATAAGCACTCTATCCTTGGTCAATGGGGTGGTGACCTTGTCCGTGATAAGTATGATGTGCAATTATTGCAAAATGGAGGGACTGAAAACGAGTCCCTTTTCATGTATAAGAAAAATCTAAGCAAGTACCATGAGAGTAAGTCAGTCAAGAGCTTACGGACAAGGATTCATTTTCGAAAGAAACTCACTTCTCAAGAAAGCAAGAAGGAGCAGGTCATTCGAGTTACTGTAGATAGCCCACTGATAAATAAATATAGTCAGATTTACGAAGCAACCATGGAGGTCAACGACGAATCGGTAAAAGATGTTGCAAGTTTGAAAGAATACGGCAGGCGCTACTTTGCTAGTAATTTGTGTGACCTTGTAGAGGATAGTTTAGAACTTGAGGTGAAAGGTAAGTCGGATGTCCCCGTCAAGCTGTTTGATACGGTCAGCGTATATCATGAGCAATTTGATACTGATATTCGGATAAAGATTTCTAAATATCATTTCTCGCCCATGTCCAAAAAATTGAAATCAATCGGATTTGGTAAAGTGTTCCAATCCATAGGAAGTACACTTAGTGGAATGGTCAACGACGCTGTGTCAGAATCTACCTCAGCCTTGCTTTCGGACTTCGATGTCCGTTTAGCGAAAGAAATCGAAAATGCCAATCGTGCTTTCGATGCGAAATTTGACAAAGAGAAAGAAGCAATTGAAGACAGTATCGAACAAGCCAAAGCCAAGGCTGAACAAGGCTATGCTCAGCTAGCCGATGATTTCGACATAGCGCTCACTGACCAACGTAATGAAGCAATAATTGAGAGGCAATCGTTATTAGAAAGCATAGAGGAAACACGTCAGAAGCTTCAAAATATCCGTGTCGGAAGTCGTAACTACATACGTGATTATAGCTTCAAAGCGGGTTTTGACAGAATCTTGAAGAATCATGGGGATTGGCGCTTTGAACGCATTACGGATAGTCGTATTCCTGGTGGATATGCGGTAAAGGCAACTTATCACGGCGCAGAAAAGAATTCGGGCATTTCTTTGGGTCTTATCAATTTGACAACGAGCGAATGGTTAGGTCGTGAAGTGACGTTTAGTGTCTATGTTAAGGCGAACCGAAATCGCAAATTAACAAACTTTGGGCACGAGACAGGTGGTCTTTTTGGCGAAAAAGATATTACAACGGAGTGGCAACGATTCAGTAAGAGTTTTGTTGTAACGTTACATCCAAGTAATAGCAGTTGGACAGGTGTTGCGTTATATGATGAAAGTGAAGACAAGTTTTCAAATGGCGACGAATTGTACTTTGCAGTCCCTCAACTAGAAGATGGAACTGTCGCTACTACTCCAAAACCTGCACCAGAAGACAACGAGGTCAGTCTTGCGTCGGTTGAACAACGCATAGATAGTATATCTGCTAGCGTTTCTTCGTTGGATTTAGATGGTGTTCTGAAAAAATCTGAGGTTCTGATTGAAGATGGACGTGTTCAAATAGGTACTGGAAAGGTCCTAG encodes the following:
- a CDS encoding phage tail spike protein yields the protein MIYLKEGNIPLNLAWDDDIVQEANSTYQLSFKFPVTDEKWSLLTTETFLLADDLHGEQEFFIFDVVKENGYVQIYANQVFTLLNYYTMSSINVDRVVGQMVMNALAGSIVRSHPFSFSSDIMGRHTLNVADKSVMDVLAKDKHSILGQWGGDLVRDKYDVQLLQNGGTENESLFMYKKNLSKYHESKSVKSLRTRIHFRKKLTSQESKKEQVIRVTVDSPLINKYSQIYEATMEVNDESVKDVASLKEYGRRYFASNLCDLVEDSLELEVKGKSDVPVKLFDTVSVYHEQFDTDIRIKISKYHFSPMSKKLKSIGFGKVFQSIGSTLSGMVNDAVSESTSALLSDFDVRLAKEIENANRAFDAKFDKEKEAIEDSIEQAKAKAEQGYAQLADDFDIALTDQRNEAIIERQSLLESIEETRQKLQNIRVGSRNYIRDYSFKAGFDRILKNHGDWRFERITDSRIPGGYAVKATYHGAEKNSGISLGLINLTTSEWLGREVTFSVYVKANRNRKLTNFGHETGGLFGEKDITTEWQRFSKSFVVTLHPSNSSWTGVALYDESEDKFSNGDELYFAVPQLEDGTVATTPKPAPEDNEVSLASVEQRIDSISASVSSLDLDGVLKKSEVLIEDGRVQIGTGKVLDGNAVASLLTVQPEAIRAVTDKIVITSKQYNLVSDEYKNVCRRVTQSGYVMDIPLAINEREFSITGEAMRVSGSGSLQFYCVVFYGDGSRVGTGYTSSLMNTTKAPFSLTSKFTTTSGKSVSGIRFYMNVSSSDVWEVCNLSIMPKIGAELIVDGSITADKLNANSVRAGILTANSITSNMIASEAITGDKLKVDTALINKLTTNDALIRNLTAKSAFITAIQAIDLSASRIKSGVLQARNGAMRIDLDNAGISFKEKATLKFESTGNIFYREKKHPKGHNTIGALMFKDSRGGGVLTALGNTSHQSVEAMRNTQGEGGWTGDFAGVRVIRDDRNTQWDRVDIIADRIIMAHSTNFQDKHNSGFYFYPTAVNGWWNLGRILQLISNKFEQHGWGGIGNIYSLTYKEETNPTQFT